A section of the Myxocyprinus asiaticus isolate MX2 ecotype Aquarium Trade chromosome 22, UBuf_Myxa_2, whole genome shotgun sequence genome encodes:
- the LOC127412968 gene encoding protocadherin-1-like isoform X3 — MCQSASAMWSRWSATLVWIVLLLCCSASLVNTITYQVTEEQPPNTLIGSLASDQGLPDTGHLYKLEVGAPYLRVDGKTGDIYTTEIPIDRETLKDCGNLFEGDPCFLEFEVSITDLMKGTGPRLIEGRIEILDENDNTPQFSSPVLTLSIPENTHVGALFAIPVASDKDSGSNGIADYALTTGPEAANLFSLQVAQDSDEKLPQLIVLGNLDREQRDSYDLNIKVVDGGSPPRQSSALLRITITDANDNVPKFEKSHYEGELPENSPVGHSVLQVKANDSDMGPNGEVAYSIHQASPAVQRLLSIDRNTGTIFVKGLVDREEIGMLKFYVQAKDNGPQSKSSKALVTITVKDQNDNAPSIRIRGIGLVTHEDGVANISEDMPVGTAVALVEVSDRDEGENAVVTCVVAGDVPFQLRSASETGNDRKRKYFLQTTTLLDYEQIKDYRIEIVAVDSGNPALSSTNSLKVQVTDMNDNSPVFSPTLYEVEFAEENQPGDKVLDVVATDADSGTNAELTYSITGGSVPEGLFEINPNTGEVSVMSQLDREQLDHYQFLVAAADKGVPSLRGTATVVVKVLDRNDNDPKFMLNGYSFSVQENMPPLSPVGMVTVNDHDKGENAHVQLFVEPDNGKFMIQNGTYTILSTISFDREKESTYSFRLKAVDGGDPPRSSYVGITINVLDENDNAPYVTKPSNSSYKFLDPRTSPETHVERVEAEDIDIGLNSELEFSITGGNPHGLFRISSEGEITLAKEFTPKHIGLHRLVVRVKDRGSPPRQTTALVHIYVNETIGNVSHVEGLVGHSLYTPLEMDIAGDPDYSRDPHSNILFGILGGFSVVILIIVVAMVIRHVVLKENKSGYQAGKKETKDLYAPKPGPKSNKNKKAKKSKAPKPANPSEEDEGASLQKGLKFNLMNDGVSDSPRIHLPLNYPPGSPDLGRHYRSNSPLPSIQLQPQSPSASKKHQAVQDLPATNTFVGTGDNNSTGSDQYSDYSYKANPPKYSNKQLPHRRVTFSTANQAQDLHDPSQHSYYDSGLEESETPSSKSSSGPRIGPLALPEDHYERTTPDGSIGEMEHPENGITKGHIVGWRQR; from the exons ATGTGCCAGAGCGCCAGTGCGATGTGGTCACGGTGGAGTGCCACGCTAGTGTGGATTGTGCTTCTCCTCTGTTGCTCTGCTAGTTTAGTCAACACCATCACCTACCAGGTTACCGAGGAGCAGCCGCCCAACACTCTGATTGGCAGCTTGGCATCTGACCAGGGCCTGCCAGACACTGGCCACCTTTACAAGCTCGAAGTGGGTGCTCCTTACCTTCGTGTGGATGGCAAAACAGGGGATATCTACACCACGGAGATCCCAATCGATCGTGAGACTCTCAAGGACTGTGGCAACCTTTTTGAGGGTGATCCTTGTTTCCTGGAATTTGAGGTGTCTATTACAGACCTGATGAAAGGCACAGGACCTCGGCTTATCGAAGGCCGCATTGAGATCCTGGATGAGAATGACAACACACCGCAGTTCTCTTCACCCGTTCTTACATTGTCGATCCCTGAGAACACACATGTGGGTGCACTTTTCGCCATTCCGGTGGCCAGTGACAAGGATTCTGGAAGCAATGGCATCGCTGATTACGCACTAACGACAGGCCCTGAAGCTGCCAACCTTTTCAGCCTGCAGGTGGCACAAGACTCAGATGAGAAATTGCCACAACTCATTGTATTGGGTAATCTGGACAGAGAGCAGCGAGATtcatatgatctcaacataaAAGTGGTTGATGGTGGCTCCCCACCTCGCCAGAGTAGTGCCCTGCTCAGGATCACCATTACAGATGCCAACGACAATGTGCCCAAATTTGAGAAGTCACACTACGAGGGTGAGCTGCCAGAAAACAGCCCAGTTGGTCATTCTGTATTGCAA GTTAAGGCCAATGACTCTGACATGGGGCCAAATGGAGAGGTGGCCTACAGCATTCACCAGGCATCACCAGCAGTCCAAAGGCTTCTAAGCATTGACCGCAACACAGGCACAATTTTTGTTAAAGGCTTAGTGGATCGTGAAGAAATTGGCATGCTCAAGTTCTATGTCCAGGCTAAAGACAACGGTCCCCAATCCAAGAGCTCCAAAGCCCTTGTGACCATTACAGTAAAAGACCAGAATGACAATGCACCCTCCATCAGAATCCGGGGCATTGGCCTTGTGACGCATGAAGATGGTGTTGCTAACATATCGGAGGACATGCCTGTTGGCACAGCTGTGGCTCTGGTGGAGGTATCTGATCGTGATGAGGGTGAGAACGCTGTTGTGACCTGCGTTGTCGCAGGGGATGTCCCATTCCAGCTGCGTTCAGCTAGTGAAACAGGTAACGACCGCAAGAGGAAGTACTTCCTTCAGACAACCACACTTCTGGACTATGAACAGATCAAAGACTACAGGATCGAAATTGTGGCAGTGGACTCTGGAAACCCTGCACTCTCCAGCACAAACTCCCTGAAAGTGCAAGtgacggacatgaatgataactcCCCAGTCTTCTCACCCACTTTGTATGAGGTAGAATTTGCAGAGGAGAACCAGCCTGGTGACAAGGTTCTGGATGTAGTAGCCACTGATGCAGACAGTGGGACAAATGCAgagttgacatacagtataactgGTGGATCAGTCCCTGAGGGCCTTTTTGAAATTAACCCTAACACAGGAGAAGTAAGTGTCATGAGCCAGTTGGACCGTGAACAGTTAGATCACTATCAATTTCTGGTTGCAGCAGCTGATAAAGGTGTGCCAAGTTTAAGAGGAACAGCCACTGTTGTTGTTAAGGTGCTCGACAGGAATGACAATGATCCTAAATTCATGCTGAATGGTTATAGCTTCTCAGTCCAAGAGAACATGCCACCCCTTAGTCCAGTTGGAATGGTAACTGTTAATGATCATGATAAGGGTGAGAATGCTCATGTTCAACTCTTTGTAGAACCAGACAATGGCAAGTTCATGATTCAAAATGGAACATATACCATCCTTTCAACCATTTCATTTGACAGGGAAAAGGAAAGCACCTACAGTTTCCGACTTAAAGCTGTGGATGGAGGTGACCCACCACGTTCCTCCTATGTTGGCATTACCATTAATGTTCTTGATGAGAATGACAATGCTCCATACGTCACCAAGCCCTCCAACTCCTCATACAAGTTCTTGGATCCCCGGACAAGCCCGGAAACTCATGTAGAACGCGTTGAGGCAGAGGACATTGACATTGGTTTAAATTCTGAACTGGAGTTCAGTATCACAGGGGGAAACCCCCATGGATTGTTCCGCATCTCTTCAGAAGGTGAGATTACATTGGCTAAAGAGTTCACACCCAAACACATTGGTCTCCACCGCTTGGTGGTAAGGGTTAAGGACAGAGGCTCACCACCACGCCAGACAACCGCACTGGTCCACATCTATGTGAATGAAACAATCGGCAATGTCTCCCACGTTGAAGGACTTGTTGGACACAGTTTGTATACACCACTTGAAATGGACATTGCTGGGGATCCTGATTACTCTCGGGACCCACATAGTAACATTCTCTTTGGAATCTTGGGTGGCTTTTCGGTAGTTATTCTGATCATTGTGGTGGCGATGGTTATCAGGCATGTAGTGCTGAAGGAGAACAAAAGTGGCTACCAGGCAGGCAAGAAGGAGACCAAAGATCTCTATGCACCCAAACCAGGGCCTAAGAGCAACAAGAACAAGAAGGCTAAGAAAAGCAAAGCTCCAAAGCCTGCCAACCCATCTGAAGAAGATGAGGGGGCAAGCCTTCAGAAAGGCTTAAAGTTCAACCTCATGAATGATGGTGTCAGTGATAGCCCTAGGATTCATCTGCCACTCAACTATCCCCCAGGGAGCCCAGACCTGGGGCGACACTATCGGTCTAATTCTCCTCTGCCATCCATTCAGCTTCAACCTCAGTCACCTTCTGCCTCAAAGAAACACCAGGCTGTGCAGGACCTTCCAGCCACCAACACCTTTGTTGGAACCGGCGACAACAACTCAACAGGCTCAGACCAGTATTCGGATTACAGCTACAAGGCCAACCCTCCAAAATATAGCAACAAACAG
- the LOC127412968 gene encoding protocadherin-1-like isoform X2: MCQSASAMWSRWSATLVWIVLLLCCSASLVNTITYQVTEEQPPNTLIGSLASDQGLPDTGHLYKLEVGAPYLRVDGKTGDIYTTEIPIDRETLKDCGNLFEGDPCFLEFEVSITDLMKGTGPRLIEGRIEILDENDNTPQFSSPVLTLSIPENTHVGALFAIPVASDKDSGSNGIADYALTTGPEAANLFSLQVAQDSDEKLPQLIVLGNLDREQRDSYDLNIKVVDGGSPPRQSSALLRITITDANDNVPKFEKSHYEGELPENSPVGHSVLQVKANDSDMGPNGEVAYSIHQASPAVQRLLSIDRNTGTIFVKGLVDREEIGMLKFYVQAKDNGPQSKSSKALVTITVKDQNDNAPSIRIRGIGLVTHEDGVANISEDMPVGTAVALVEVSDRDEGENAVVTCVVAGDVPFQLRSASETGNDRKRKYFLQTTTLLDYEQIKDYRIEIVAVDSGNPALSSTNSLKVQVTDMNDNSPVFSPTLYEVEFAEENQPGDKVLDVVATDADSGTNAELTYSITGGSVPEGLFEINPNTGEVSVMSQLDREQLDHYQFLVAAADKGVPSLRGTATVVVKVLDRNDNDPKFMLNGYSFSVQENMPPLSPVGMVTVNDHDKGENAHVQLFVEPDNGKFMIQNGTYTILSTISFDREKESTYSFRLKAVDGGDPPRSSYVGITINVLDENDNAPYVTKPSNSSYKFLDPRTSPETHVERVEAEDIDIGLNSELEFSITGGNPHGLFRISSEGEITLAKEFTPKHIGLHRLVVRVKDRGSPPRQTTALVHIYVNETIGNVSHVEGLVGHSLYTPLEMDIAGDPDYSRDPHSNILFGILGGFSVVILIIVVAMVIRHVVLKENKSGYQAGKKETKDLYAPKPGPKSNKNKKAKKSKAPKPANPSEEDEGASLQKGLKFNLMNDGVSDSPRIHLPLNYPPGSPDLGRHYRSNSPLPSIQLQPQSPSASKKHQAVQDLPATNTFVGTGDNNSTGSDQYSDYSYKANPPKYSNKQLPHRRVTFSTANQAQDLHDPSQHSYYDSGLEESETPSSKSSSGPRIGPLALPEDHYERTTPDGSIGEMEHPENGAVTGVDQEKGAGQKRLP; this comes from the exons ATGTGCCAGAGCGCCAGTGCGATGTGGTCACGGTGGAGTGCCACGCTAGTGTGGATTGTGCTTCTCCTCTGTTGCTCTGCTAGTTTAGTCAACACCATCACCTACCAGGTTACCGAGGAGCAGCCGCCCAACACTCTGATTGGCAGCTTGGCATCTGACCAGGGCCTGCCAGACACTGGCCACCTTTACAAGCTCGAAGTGGGTGCTCCTTACCTTCGTGTGGATGGCAAAACAGGGGATATCTACACCACGGAGATCCCAATCGATCGTGAGACTCTCAAGGACTGTGGCAACCTTTTTGAGGGTGATCCTTGTTTCCTGGAATTTGAGGTGTCTATTACAGACCTGATGAAAGGCACAGGACCTCGGCTTATCGAAGGCCGCATTGAGATCCTGGATGAGAATGACAACACACCGCAGTTCTCTTCACCCGTTCTTACATTGTCGATCCCTGAGAACACACATGTGGGTGCACTTTTCGCCATTCCGGTGGCCAGTGACAAGGATTCTGGAAGCAATGGCATCGCTGATTACGCACTAACGACAGGCCCTGAAGCTGCCAACCTTTTCAGCCTGCAGGTGGCACAAGACTCAGATGAGAAATTGCCACAACTCATTGTATTGGGTAATCTGGACAGAGAGCAGCGAGATtcatatgatctcaacataaAAGTGGTTGATGGTGGCTCCCCACCTCGCCAGAGTAGTGCCCTGCTCAGGATCACCATTACAGATGCCAACGACAATGTGCCCAAATTTGAGAAGTCACACTACGAGGGTGAGCTGCCAGAAAACAGCCCAGTTGGTCATTCTGTATTGCAA GTTAAGGCCAATGACTCTGACATGGGGCCAAATGGAGAGGTGGCCTACAGCATTCACCAGGCATCACCAGCAGTCCAAAGGCTTCTAAGCATTGACCGCAACACAGGCACAATTTTTGTTAAAGGCTTAGTGGATCGTGAAGAAATTGGCATGCTCAAGTTCTATGTCCAGGCTAAAGACAACGGTCCCCAATCCAAGAGCTCCAAAGCCCTTGTGACCATTACAGTAAAAGACCAGAATGACAATGCACCCTCCATCAGAATCCGGGGCATTGGCCTTGTGACGCATGAAGATGGTGTTGCTAACATATCGGAGGACATGCCTGTTGGCACAGCTGTGGCTCTGGTGGAGGTATCTGATCGTGATGAGGGTGAGAACGCTGTTGTGACCTGCGTTGTCGCAGGGGATGTCCCATTCCAGCTGCGTTCAGCTAGTGAAACAGGTAACGACCGCAAGAGGAAGTACTTCCTTCAGACAACCACACTTCTGGACTATGAACAGATCAAAGACTACAGGATCGAAATTGTGGCAGTGGACTCTGGAAACCCTGCACTCTCCAGCACAAACTCCCTGAAAGTGCAAGtgacggacatgaatgataactcCCCAGTCTTCTCACCCACTTTGTATGAGGTAGAATTTGCAGAGGAGAACCAGCCTGGTGACAAGGTTCTGGATGTAGTAGCCACTGATGCAGACAGTGGGACAAATGCAgagttgacatacagtataactgGTGGATCAGTCCCTGAGGGCCTTTTTGAAATTAACCCTAACACAGGAGAAGTAAGTGTCATGAGCCAGTTGGACCGTGAACAGTTAGATCACTATCAATTTCTGGTTGCAGCAGCTGATAAAGGTGTGCCAAGTTTAAGAGGAACAGCCACTGTTGTTGTTAAGGTGCTCGACAGGAATGACAATGATCCTAAATTCATGCTGAATGGTTATAGCTTCTCAGTCCAAGAGAACATGCCACCCCTTAGTCCAGTTGGAATGGTAACTGTTAATGATCATGATAAGGGTGAGAATGCTCATGTTCAACTCTTTGTAGAACCAGACAATGGCAAGTTCATGATTCAAAATGGAACATATACCATCCTTTCAACCATTTCATTTGACAGGGAAAAGGAAAGCACCTACAGTTTCCGACTTAAAGCTGTGGATGGAGGTGACCCACCACGTTCCTCCTATGTTGGCATTACCATTAATGTTCTTGATGAGAATGACAATGCTCCATACGTCACCAAGCCCTCCAACTCCTCATACAAGTTCTTGGATCCCCGGACAAGCCCGGAAACTCATGTAGAACGCGTTGAGGCAGAGGACATTGACATTGGTTTAAATTCTGAACTGGAGTTCAGTATCACAGGGGGAAACCCCCATGGATTGTTCCGCATCTCTTCAGAAGGTGAGATTACATTGGCTAAAGAGTTCACACCCAAACACATTGGTCTCCACCGCTTGGTGGTAAGGGTTAAGGACAGAGGCTCACCACCACGCCAGACAACCGCACTGGTCCACATCTATGTGAATGAAACAATCGGCAATGTCTCCCACGTTGAAGGACTTGTTGGACACAGTTTGTATACACCACTTGAAATGGACATTGCTGGGGATCCTGATTACTCTCGGGACCCACATAGTAACATTCTCTTTGGAATCTTGGGTGGCTTTTCGGTAGTTATTCTGATCATTGTGGTGGCGATGGTTATCAGGCATGTAGTGCTGAAGGAGAACAAAAGTGGCTACCAGGCAGGCAAGAAGGAGACCAAAGATCTCTATGCACCCAAACCAGGGCCTAAGAGCAACAAGAACAAGAAGGCTAAGAAAAGCAAAGCTCCAAAGCCTGCCAACCCATCTGAAGAAGATGAGGGGGCAAGCCTTCAGAAAGGCTTAAAGTTCAACCTCATGAATGATGGTGTCAGTGATAGCCCTAGGATTCATCTGCCACTCAACTATCCCCCAGGGAGCCCAGACCTGGGGCGACACTATCGGTCTAATTCTCCTCTGCCATCCATTCAGCTTCAACCTCAGTCACCTTCTGCCTCAAAGAAACACCAGGCTGTGCAGGACCTTCCAGCCACCAACACCTTTGTTGGAACCGGCGACAACAACTCAACAGGCTCAGACCAGTATTCGGATTACAGCTACAAGGCCAACCCTCCAAAATATAGCAACAAACAG